From one Actinopolyspora saharensis genomic stretch:
- a CDS encoding cystathionine beta-synthase, with amino-acid sequence MDYVEHVAELVGDTPLVKLNSLTRGLDAPVLAKVEYFNPGGSVKDRIAERMIEAAESSGELPPGGTIVEPTSGNTGVGLAMIAQRKGYRCVFVCPDKVSEDKRNVLEAYGAEVVVCPTAVPPEHEDSYYSVSDRLAAQDGYWKPNQYNNQSNPESHYHSTGPEIWEQTQGRVTHFVAGIGTGGTISGAGRYLKEVSDGRVRIVGADPEGSVYSGGKGRPYLVEGVGEDFWPTTYDREICDEIVSVSDADSFRMTRELAQREALLVGGSCGMAIVAALRVAERAGPDDVVVALLPDSGRGYLTKVFNDSWMASYGFLSPDHGGGSIGDVLTRKDGTMPELVHVHPNETVAEAVSILREFSVSQMPVVNAEPPIMAAEVAGAVNERDLLDGLFAGRANLADRVETHMSPPLPTIGAGEDITSAMRALRNADGAMVLVDGKPAGVVTRQDVLAFIAGR; translated from the coding sequence GTGGACTACGTCGAGCACGTGGCCGAACTTGTCGGCGACACGCCGTTGGTGAAGCTGAATTCACTGACGCGCGGACTGGATGCACCGGTGCTGGCCAAGGTCGAGTACTTCAATCCGGGCGGAAGCGTCAAGGACAGGATCGCCGAGCGGATGATCGAAGCCGCGGAGTCCTCCGGGGAGCTGCCTCCCGGCGGCACGATCGTCGAGCCCACCTCGGGCAACACCGGGGTGGGGCTGGCGATGATCGCTCAGCGCAAGGGCTATCGCTGCGTGTTCGTCTGCCCGGACAAGGTCAGCGAGGACAAGCGCAACGTCCTGGAGGCCTACGGCGCGGAGGTCGTGGTCTGCCCCACCGCCGTTCCCCCGGAGCACGAGGACTCCTACTACAGCGTCTCGGACCGGCTGGCGGCCCAGGACGGCTACTGGAAGCCGAACCAGTACAACAACCAGTCCAACCCCGAGTCCCACTACCACTCCACCGGCCCGGAGATCTGGGAGCAGACCCAGGGGCGCGTGACGCACTTCGTCGCCGGGATCGGGACGGGAGGCACGATCTCGGGTGCGGGCCGTTACCTGAAGGAGGTCTCCGACGGCCGGGTCCGCATCGTCGGTGCCGATCCGGAGGGCTCGGTGTACTCCGGTGGCAAGGGGCGGCCCTACCTGGTCGAGGGGGTCGGCGAGGACTTCTGGCCGACGACCTACGACCGGGAGATCTGCGACGAGATCGTTTCCGTTTCGGACGCGGACTCCTTCCGGATGACCCGCGAGCTCGCCCAGCGCGAGGCGCTGCTGGTCGGTGGTTCCTGCGGCATGGCCATCGTGGCCGCGCTGCGCGTCGCCGAGCGCGCCGGGCCGGACGACGTGGTCGTGGCGCTGCTGCCCGACAGCGGGCGCGGCTACCTGACCAAGGTGTTCAACGACTCGTGGATGGCCTCCTACGGGTTCCTCTCGCCCGACCACGGCGGCGGTTCGATCGGGGACGTGCTGACGCGCAAGGACGGCACGATGCCCGAGCTGGTGCACGTCCATCCGAACGAGACGGTCGCCGAGGCCGTGTCGATCCTGCGCGAGTTCTCCGTCTCCCAGATGCCCGTGGTAAACGCGGAACCGCCCATCATGGCGGCCGAGGTGGCCGGGGCGGTCAACGAGCGCGACCTGCTGGACGGGCTGTTCGCCGGGAGGGCCAATCTCGCGGACCGGGTGGAGACGCACATGTCGCCGCCGCTGCCGACCATCGGGGCGGGGGAGGACATCACATCCGCCATGCGGGCGCTGCGGAACGCGGACGGAGCCATGGTGCTGGTGGACGGCAAGCCCGCCGGTGTGGTCACCAGGCAGGACGTTCTCGCGTTCATCGCGGGACGATGA
- a CDS encoding SGNH/GDSL hydrolase family protein — translation MIAVRLLRLVAVGTASVGGLSGVAYGLLNGQSRHARRVIGLSTDDPLCADGTYFPAGRPLAEPAEAPVDFAVLGDSSAAGLGVEMASELPGVRLATGLAEELERPIRLRTHAIVGSTSRSLTPQTEAVLREPPRLALVLIGANDVTSRLPVRTSAQLLEEAVRAMTGAGTAVVVGTCPDLGAIRPIPQPLRSLAGRYSLRLAGEQRRAVERVGGHAVPLADLLSPEFLTRPVELFGPDRFHPSAAGYEMATDMLLPKLCDAIGAWEGAPVPTPPRRSAAVEARRPTRRFVARLNLRWGRRTDT, via the coding sequence ATGATCGCTGTGCGACTGTTGCGGCTGGTCGCTGTCGGCACCGCCTCGGTCGGCGGGCTGTCCGGCGTCGCCTACGGCCTGCTGAACGGGCAGTCCAGGCACGCCCGCCGCGTCATCGGCCTCAGCACGGATGATCCGCTGTGCGCCGACGGCACCTACTTCCCCGCGGGCAGACCCCTCGCTGAACCCGCGGAGGCGCCGGTGGACTTCGCCGTGCTCGGCGACTCCTCCGCGGCCGGGCTCGGCGTCGAGATGGCCAGCGAACTGCCCGGGGTGCGGCTGGCCACGGGGCTGGCCGAGGAACTGGAACGGCCGATCCGGCTGCGCACCCACGCGATCGTCGGCTCGACGAGCCGGAGCCTGACCCCGCAGACCGAGGCGGTGCTGCGCGAACCGCCGCGACTGGCGCTGGTGCTGATCGGGGCCAACGACGTCACCTCGCGGTTGCCGGTGCGCACCAGCGCGCAGCTGCTGGAGGAGGCCGTCCGCGCCATGACCGGGGCGGGCACGGCCGTGGTGGTGGGAACATGCCCCGATCTGGGGGCCATCCGGCCCATTCCGCAGCCGCTGCGCTCGCTCGCGGGCAGGTACAGCCTGAGGCTGGCCGGAGAGCAGCGCCGTGCCGTGGAACGCGTCGGAGGACACGCCGTCCCGCTGGCGGACCTGCTCTCCCCCGAGTTCCTCACCCGTCCGGTCGAGCTGTTCGGCCCGGACCGCTTCCACCCCTCCGCGGCGGGCTACGAGATGGCCACCGACATGCTGCTGCCGAAGCTGTGCGACGCCATAGGGGCCTGGGAGGGCGCTCCCGTGCCCACCCCGCCCAGGCGATCGGCGGCCGTGGAGGCCCGCAGGCCGACCCGCCGCTTCGTCGCCCGCTTGAATCTGAGGTGGGGCAGGCGCACCGATACTTGA